One region of Bacteroidales bacterium genomic DNA includes:
- a CDS encoding PAS domain-containing protein has protein sequence MSLSLEYLEHFFHGTPAGIALMTSRIISFANSRMADITGYSKKDLMSKHAGILYPSERESKRMEKFFYPLLRNEGIATIETRWRCKSGEIRDMFLVGVLLDSRSNLQKSDDNKENVLIVVFDISRRKTIEKSLRRDELNPDEALEKMGEGFWDWDIESGDVQFNDTWIKMLGYKRKDIEFHIRTWQNLIHPDDWHYVRKALNDHLWGDAESYAVEYRLKSKSGKWVRVFDYGRVVDEDEHHYPLRFIGTTINITYLEKSGQKIFTSERQMSEVTRSDSSFSPKVFRKKTLFAKGMQGFLELLQNPFVSNEQRTRYLDLILSSGSRIHELVHNLMNVTRLNSSQPGLEYEEFNVNQMLRDLYNIYLPHKEDREIHLQLCTPFTDDSSFVYSDRIKLRQVLRYLLDNAFQFTEKGIIEFGYHFVDDEMHFFVKDSGKGIDKDQKDKIFEPFYTSLGNQKASGAGLGLTVARGLAVLLKGSIWVQSEPGNGSVFYLTIPCITNKQDFRPGMNNHGQKDVQGSKSELTVLIVEDDRSNAFLLSEILKSSEIKRVDINPQIATNGKEAVEFCKNNPVDLVLMDIKLPVMDGLTACRKIKLLKPELPVVAQTGCAYPSDKEDIFAAGFNDYLLKPMGIGLIRQKLKKYLVAGNSNRVFYEN, from the coding sequence ATGAGCCTTTCCCTGGAATATCTGGAACATTTTTTCCACGGCACCCCTGCCGGAATAGCCCTAATGACTTCCCGCATTATCAGTTTTGCTAATAGCCGGATGGCAGACATCACCGGTTATTCCAAAAAAGACCTAATGAGTAAACATGCCGGCATTCTATATCCCAGTGAGAGGGAATCCAAAAGAATGGAAAAATTCTTTTATCCTTTGCTGCGGAATGAGGGCATAGCAACCATTGAAACAAGATGGAGATGCAAATCCGGAGAAATCAGAGATATGTTTTTGGTGGGAGTATTGCTTGATTCCAGGAGCAATCTGCAGAAATCGGATGATAATAAAGAAAATGTGCTTATTGTGGTTTTTGATATTAGCCGGCGAAAAACCATAGAAAAGTCCCTGCGGAGAGATGAACTCAATCCGGATGAGGCACTTGAAAAAATGGGAGAAGGTTTTTGGGATTGGGATATCGAAAGTGGCGATGTCCAATTCAATGATACCTGGATTAAAATGCTCGGTTATAAAAGGAAGGACATCGAATTCCATATCCGCACCTGGCAAAATCTGATTCATCCGGATGACTGGCATTATGTGAGAAAAGCACTGAATGACCATTTATGGGGAGATGCAGAAAGTTATGCCGTTGAATACAGGCTGAAGTCCAAATCAGGAAAATGGGTCAGGGTTTTCGATTATGGAAGGGTGGTTGATGAGGACGAGCACCATTATCCCCTCAGATTTATTGGAACCACTATCAACATTACTTATCTGGAAAAGAGCGGACAAAAAATTTTTACTTCTGAAAGGCAAATGTCAGAAGTTACCCGCTCCGACTCTTCCTTTTCTCCGAAAGTTTTCAGAAAAAAGACCCTATTCGCAAAAGGGATGCAAGGTTTCCTCGAATTGCTTCAGAATCCTTTTGTAAGCAATGAACAAAGAACACGTTATCTGGATTTGATATTAAGTTCGGGTAGCCGGATTCATGAATTGGTACATAATCTGATGAATGTAACCCGGTTGAATTCGAGTCAGCCAGGGCTGGAATATGAAGAGTTTAATGTGAATCAAATGTTGCGAGACCTTTATAATATTTATCTCCCGCATAAAGAAGATAGAGAAATACATTTGCAACTGTGTACACCTTTTACCGATGACAGCAGTTTTGTTTATTCTGACAGGATCAAGCTCCGGCAGGTATTGCGTTATCTCCTGGATAATGCTTTTCAGTTTACAGAGAAGGGCATCATTGAATTTGGATATCATTTTGTGGATGATGAAATGCACTTTTTTGTAAAAGATAGCGGCAAGGGCATTGATAAGGATCAGAAAGATAAAATTTTTGAACCGTTTTATACAAGTCTCGGTAATCAGAAAGCCTCCGGTGCGGGCTTGGGGCTCACTGTAGCCAGAGGTCTGGCCGTCTTGCTAAAGGGTTCTATTTGGGTACAATCCGAACCAGGTAATGGTTCGGTTTTTTATCTTACCATTCCCTGTATAACCAATAAGCAGGATTTCCGGCCGGGAATGAATAATCATGGGCAGAAGGATGTCCAGGGAAGTAAATCTGAACTTACGGTTTTGATTGTAGAGGACGATCGCTCAAATGCCTTCTTGCTCAGTGAAATTTTAAAAAGTTCTGAAATCAAGAGAGTGGATATTAACCCCCAGATTGCCACCAATGGCAAAGAGGCTGTAGAGTTTTGTAAAAATAACCCTGTAGATCTTGTTCTGATGGATATAAAGCTTCCTGTTATGGATGGATTGACTGCCTGCAGAAAAATTAAGTTACTGAAGCCTGAGCTCCCTGTCGTTGCTCAAACAGGATGTGCTTACCCTTCCGATAAGGAAGATATATTTGCTGCGGGATTCAACGATTACCTGTTGAAACCCATGGGCATTGGCTTGATCCGTCAAAAGTTAAAGAAATATTTAGTGGCCGGGAACAGCAACAGGGTATTTTATGAAAATTGA